The window CAAAAAAAAAGTAGCATTGCTATGAGTGAGGTGACGGTTTTGAATCCATTAGTAGAATTTTGCATTAGTAATCTCGCAAACGGTGCTCAGGAAACGTATGAAACGCTAGAAAGAGATCCGAATATCGACGTGCTTGAATATGGTTGCCTAAGCTATTGTACGAAATGTGCGCAATCCTTTTATGCAGTCGTAAATGGCGATGTTGTGGAAGCACAATCTCCCGCTGAACTAACAAAGCGCATTTATGAATATATTGAAGAAAATCCAATGTGGTAGTTTTCCCTACATGTAAAAAGGACATTCATGCTTGCAAATCTGCGCAAGCATGAATGTCCTTTTTTATGTTCGTTTTTCAAAAACTAGCTCAATTTGTTACTAACGCCAGTAAATTTTCTATACAATAAGTTGGTGATTTATCTTTTTGTTTCACAATATGTGTCGGTGTGACACCAGTGTTTACATGGAGTGTATCACAACCATAGTGGATACCACATAAAATATCTGTATCATAATTGTCGCCTATCATGAGCATGTCCTCTTTTGTAAAGCCATGCTCCTGTGCAATAATTTTCAGCATAACAGGAGAAGGTTTACCAATAAAGATTGGCTCTACCCCT is drawn from Solibacillus sp. R5-41 and contains these coding sequences:
- a CDS encoding YuzB family protein — its product is MNPLVEFCISNLANGAQETYETLERDPNIDVLEYGCLSYCTKCAQSFYAVVNGDVVEAQSPAELTKRIYEYIEENPMW